The Tubulanus polymorphus chromosome 1, tnTubPoly1.2, whole genome shotgun sequence genome contains a region encoding:
- the LOC141903772 gene encoding equilibrative nucleoside transporter 1-like isoform X2: MMGYTDDTMAEDDAFDENAQLNFATSTPLKKGFRRYSEPAIPTNRRSSESDPLLAPADDYEPKGGPPDRFHLVYILFYVLGIGTLLPWNFFSTAKGYFLYKLRNTSIPVANATNPDMLNNLQISFESYLAIAAMVPNILFLFLNTALTKRIRLKVRMVTSIVIMIIMFGFTIVLVKIDTDQWQETFLGVTLGTVVILNANGAIMQGCLFGLASMFPRRYLQSVMGGQALGGSLAALANIAAISAGNDDYIDSAFGYFLTATVILIICLMSYLALGVSHFAKFHAEKCLAHHESLDKNAAVIDLGSNEASVPLILNRKINYFMVWRRIWFYAVSVCIIFSVTLGLFPGVLSAIVSENYGKSKWATLYFTPVICFFLFNTGDLIGRTLAAWLHVFRKGPGIPLITFMRLGFIPLLLFCNVQPRIHGLPVFFSNDAYPIVFIALFAVSNGFIGTLCMMFAPGRVHPDDAETAGSMMSFFLSLGLAFGAVISMGLIKML, encoded by the exons ATG ATGGGTTACACCGATGATACTATGGCTGAAGACGACGCTTTCGATGAAAATGCGCAACTGAATTTTGCGACCAGTACTCCTCTGAAGAAAGGCTTTCGGCGGTACAGCGAACCTGCAATACCAACGAATCGCCGATCAAGTGAGAGTGACCCTTTATTAGCCCCTGCTGATGATTACGAACCTAAAGGTGGACCACCAGATAG ATTTCACTTGGTGTATATACTATTCTATGTACTAGGCATTGGTACGTTGTTACCATGGAATTTTTTTAGCACTGCCAAAGGA TATTTCCTTTATAAACTCAGGAACACTAGTATTCCAGTAGCAAATGCTACAAATCCAGACATGCTCAACAATCTTCAAATATCGTTTGAAAGTTATCTAGCCATCGCTGCTATGGTACCAAATATTTTATTCCTGTTTCTCAATACTGCGTTAACCAAAAG gATAAGGTTGAAAGTTCGAATGGTTACGTCAATAgtgattatgattatcatgTTTGGTTTTACAATCGTCCTCGTCAAGATAGATACTGATCAAT ggCAAGAGACTTTCTTAGGTGTAACTCTAGGCACAGTTGTTATTCTAAATG caAATGGTGCTATTATGCAGGGATGCTTATTTGGTCTCGCAAGTATGTTTCCAAGGAGATATCTGCAAAGTGTTATGGGTGGTCAG GCTTTGGGAGGATCATTGGCAGCTTTGGCGAATATAGCTGCAATTAGTGCTGGTAATGATGACTATATTGATAGCGCATTCGGATATTTTTTGACGGCCACAGTGATACTTATCATATGTTTGATGTCCTACCTTGCTTTGGGAGTCTCG CATTTTGCGAAGTTCCACGCAGAAAAGTGCC TTGCACATCACGAGTCCCTCGACAAAAATGCAGCCGTTATTGATTTGGGCAGCAATGAGGCTTCTGTTCCATTGATACTGAATAgaaagataaattattttatgGTTTGGCGTCGG ATATGGTTCTATGCAGTGAGCGTATGCATAATATTTTCAGTCACTTTAGGTTTATTCCCAGGAGTTCTGTCGGCTATAGTTTCTGAAAACTATGGCAAATCTAAGTGGGCTA CTCTATATTTTACCCCAGTAATCTGTTTCTTCCTGTTCAATACTGGTGATTTAATTGGGCGTACATTAGCAGCATGGCTACATGTT TTCCGTAAAGGACCCGGAATTCCACTCATTACGTTTATGCGTCTCGGTTTCATTCCGTTGCTTTTATTCTGTAACGTACAACCTCGGATACACGGTTTACCAGTATTCTTCTCTAATGATGCCTACCCAATAGTATTCATTGCATTGTTTGCAGTCAGTAATGGATTCATCGGTACTTTATGTATGATGTTTGCTCCTGG CCGGGTACATCCTGACGATGCGGAAACTGCTGGCTCAATGATGTCATTCTTTTTGTCACTCGGTCTGGCATTTGGAGCTGTGATATCTATGGGACTCATCAAAATGCTATGA
- the LOC141903772 gene encoding equilibrative nucleoside transporter 1-like isoform X5, with protein MMGYTDDTMAEDDAFDENAQLNFATSTPLKKGFRRYSEPAIPTNRRSSESDPLLAPADDYEPKGGPPDRNTSIPVANATNPDMLNNLQISFESYLAIAAMVPNILFLFLNTALTKRIRLKVRMVTSIVIMIIMFGFTIVLVKIDTDQWQETFLGVTLGTVVILNANGAIMQGCLFGLASMFPRRYLQSVMGGQALGGSLAALANIAAISAGNDDYIDSAFGYFLTATVILIICLMSYLALGVSHFAKFHAEKCLAHHESLDKNAAVIDLGSNEASVPLILNRKINYFMVWRRIWFYAVSVCIIFSVTLGLFPGVLSAIVSENYGKSKWATLYFTPVICFFLFNTGDLIGRTLAAWLHVFRKGPGIPLITFMRLGFIPLLLFCNVQPRIHGLPVFFSNDAYPIVFIALFAVSNGFIGTLCMMFAPGHVHPDDAETAGSMMSFFLSVGLALGSVISVGLVKLV; from the exons ATG ATGGGTTACACCGATGATACTATGGCTGAAGACGACGCTTTCGATGAAAATGCGCAACTGAATTTTGCGACCAGTACTCCTCTGAAGAAAGGCTTTCGGCGGTACAGCGAACCTGCAATACCAACGAATCGCCGATCAAGTGAGAGTGACCCTTTATTAGCCCCTGCTGATGATTACGAACCTAAAGGTGGACCACCAGATAG GAACACTAGTATTCCAGTAGCAAATGCTACAAATCCAGACATGCTCAACAATCTTCAAATATCGTTTGAAAGTTATCTAGCCATCGCTGCTATGGTACCAAATATTTTATTCCTGTTTCTCAATACTGCGTTAACCAAAAG gATAAGGTTGAAAGTTCGAATGGTTACGTCAATAgtgattatgattatcatgTTTGGTTTTACAATCGTCCTCGTCAAGATAGATACTGATCAAT ggCAAGAGACTTTCTTAGGTGTAACTCTAGGCACAGTTGTTATTCTAAATG caAATGGTGCTATTATGCAGGGATGCTTATTTGGTCTCGCAAGTATGTTTCCAAGGAGATATCTGCAAAGTGTTATGGGTGGTCAG GCTTTGGGAGGATCATTGGCAGCTTTGGCGAATATAGCTGCAATTAGTGCTGGTAATGATGACTATATTGATAGCGCATTCGGATATTTTTTGACGGCCACAGTGATACTTATCATATGTTTGATGTCCTACCTTGCTTTGGGAGTCTCG CATTTTGCGAAGTTCCACGCAGAAAAGTGCC TTGCACATCACGAGTCCCTCGACAAAAATGCAGCCGTTATTGATTTGGGCAGCAATGAGGCTTCTGTTCCATTGATACTGAATAgaaagataaattattttatgGTTTGGCGTCGG ATATGGTTCTATGCAGTGAGCGTATGCATAATATTTTCAGTCACTTTAGGTTTATTCCCAGGAGTTCTGTCGGCTATAGTTTCTGAAAACTATGGCAAATCTAAGTGGGCTA CTCTATATTTTACCCCAGTAATCTGTTTCTTCCTGTTCAATACTGGTGATTTAATTGGGCGTACATTAGCAGCATGGCTACATGTT TTCCGTAAAGGACCCGGAATTCCACTCATTACGTTTATGCGTCTCGGTTTCATTCCGTTGCTTTTATTCTGTAACGTACAACCTCGGATACACGGTTTACCAGTATTCTTCTCTAATGATGCCTACCCAATAGTATTCATTGCATTGTTTGCAGTCAGTAATGGATTCATCGGTACTTTATGTATGATGTTTGCTCCTGG CCATGTTCACCCAGACGATGCAGAAACAGCAGGCTCGATGATGTCATTCTTCCTATCAGTTGGACTTGCGCTTGGTTCTGTTATATCGGTAGGCCTGGTAAAACTTGTATGA
- the LOC141903772 gene encoding equilibrative nucleoside transporter 1-like isoform X4 — protein MMGYTDDTMAEDDAFDENAQLNFATSTPLKKGFRRYSEPAIPTNRRSSESDPLLAPADDYEPKGGPPDRFHLVYILFYVLGIGTLLPWNFFSTAKGYFLYKLRNTSIPVANATNPDMLNNLQISFESYLAIAAMVPNILFLFLNTALTKRIRLKVRMVTSIVIMIIMFGFTIVLVKIDTDQWQETFLGVTLGTVVILNANGAIMQGCLFGLASMFPRRYLQSVMGGQALGGSLAALANIAAISAGNDDYIDSAFGYFLTATVILIICLMSYLALGVSHFAKFHAEKCRCYRCINLSFDSLTINDGDPSPWVKKDPSPFHVIFKKIWFYAVSVCIIFSVTLGLFPGVLSAIVSENYGKSKWATLYFTPVICFFLFNTGDLIGRTLAAWLHVFRKGPGIPLITFMRLGFIPLLLFCNVQPRIHGLPVFFSNDAYPIVFIALFAVSNGFIGTLCMMFAPGHVHPDDAETAGSMMSFFLSVGLALGSVISVGLVKLV, from the exons ATG ATGGGTTACACCGATGATACTATGGCTGAAGACGACGCTTTCGATGAAAATGCGCAACTGAATTTTGCGACCAGTACTCCTCTGAAGAAAGGCTTTCGGCGGTACAGCGAACCTGCAATACCAACGAATCGCCGATCAAGTGAGAGTGACCCTTTATTAGCCCCTGCTGATGATTACGAACCTAAAGGTGGACCACCAGATAG ATTTCACTTGGTGTATATACTATTCTATGTACTAGGCATTGGTACGTTGTTACCATGGAATTTTTTTAGCACTGCCAAAGGA TATTTCCTTTATAAACTCAGGAACACTAGTATTCCAGTAGCAAATGCTACAAATCCAGACATGCTCAACAATCTTCAAATATCGTTTGAAAGTTATCTAGCCATCGCTGCTATGGTACCAAATATTTTATTCCTGTTTCTCAATACTGCGTTAACCAAAAG gATAAGGTTGAAAGTTCGAATGGTTACGTCAATAgtgattatgattatcatgTTTGGTTTTACAATCGTCCTCGTCAAGATAGATACTGATCAAT ggCAAGAGACTTTCTTAGGTGTAACTCTAGGCACAGTTGTTATTCTAAATG caAATGGTGCTATTATGCAGGGATGCTTATTTGGTCTCGCAAGTATGTTTCCAAGGAGATATCTGCAAAGTGTTATGGGTGGTCAG GCTTTGGGAGGATCATTGGCAGCTTTGGCGAATATAGCTGCAATTAGTGCTGGTAATGATGACTATATTGATAGCGCATTCGGATATTTTTTGACGGCCACAGTGATACTTATCATATGTTTGATGTCCTACCTTGCTTTGGGAGTCTCG CATTTTGCGAAGTTCCACGCAGAAAAGTGCC ggtGTTACCGATGTATTAATCTTAGTTTTGACTCTTTAACTATAAACGACGGAGACCCGAGCCCTTGGGTTAAGAAAGACCCGTCTCCGTTTCATGTAATCTTTAAAAAG ATATGGTTCTATGCAGTGAGCGTATGCATAATATTTTCAGTCACTTTAGGTTTATTCCCAGGAGTTCTGTCGGCTATAGTTTCTGAAAACTATGGCAAATCTAAGTGGGCTA CTCTATATTTTACCCCAGTAATCTGTTTCTTCCTGTTCAATACTGGTGATTTAATTGGGCGTACATTAGCAGCATGGCTACATGTT TTCCGTAAAGGACCCGGAATTCCACTCATTACGTTTATGCGTCTCGGTTTCATTCCGTTGCTTTTATTCTGTAACGTACAACCTCGGATACACGGTTTACCAGTATTCTTCTCTAATGATGCCTACCCAATAGTATTCATTGCATTGTTTGCAGTCAGTAATGGATTCATCGGTACTTTATGTATGATGTTTGCTCCTGG CCATGTTCACCCAGACGATGCAGAAACAGCAGGCTCGATGATGTCATTCTTCCTATCAGTTGGACTTGCGCTTGGTTCTGTTATATCGGTAGGCCTGGTAAAACTTGTATGA
- the LOC141903772 gene encoding equilibrative nucleoside transporter 1-like isoform X1 produces MMGYTDDTMAEDDAFDENAQLNFATSTPLKKGFRRYSEPAIPTNRRSSESDPLLAPADDYEPKGGPPDRFHLVYILFYVLGIGTLLPWNFFSTAKGYFLYKLRNTSIPVANATNPDMLNNLQISFESYLAIAAMVPNILFLFLNTALTKRIRLKVRMVTSIVIMIIMFGFTIVLVKIDTDQWQETFLGVTLGTVVILNANGAIMQGCLFGLASMFPRRYLQSVMGGQALGGSLAALANIAAISAGNDDYIDSAFGYFLTATVILIICLMSYLALGVSHFAKFHAEKCLAHHESLDKNAAVIDLGSNEASVPLILNRKINYFMVWRRIWFYAVSVCIIFSVTLGLFPGVLSAIVSENYGKSKWATLYFTPVICFFLFNTGDLIGRTLAAWLHVFRKGPGIPLITFMRLGFIPLLLFCNVQPRIHGLPVFFSNDAYPIVFIALFAVSNGFIGTLCMMFAPGHVHPDDAETAGSMMSFFLSVGLALGSVISVGLVKLV; encoded by the exons ATG ATGGGTTACACCGATGATACTATGGCTGAAGACGACGCTTTCGATGAAAATGCGCAACTGAATTTTGCGACCAGTACTCCTCTGAAGAAAGGCTTTCGGCGGTACAGCGAACCTGCAATACCAACGAATCGCCGATCAAGTGAGAGTGACCCTTTATTAGCCCCTGCTGATGATTACGAACCTAAAGGTGGACCACCAGATAG ATTTCACTTGGTGTATATACTATTCTATGTACTAGGCATTGGTACGTTGTTACCATGGAATTTTTTTAGCACTGCCAAAGGA TATTTCCTTTATAAACTCAGGAACACTAGTATTCCAGTAGCAAATGCTACAAATCCAGACATGCTCAACAATCTTCAAATATCGTTTGAAAGTTATCTAGCCATCGCTGCTATGGTACCAAATATTTTATTCCTGTTTCTCAATACTGCGTTAACCAAAAG gATAAGGTTGAAAGTTCGAATGGTTACGTCAATAgtgattatgattatcatgTTTGGTTTTACAATCGTCCTCGTCAAGATAGATACTGATCAAT ggCAAGAGACTTTCTTAGGTGTAACTCTAGGCACAGTTGTTATTCTAAATG caAATGGTGCTATTATGCAGGGATGCTTATTTGGTCTCGCAAGTATGTTTCCAAGGAGATATCTGCAAAGTGTTATGGGTGGTCAG GCTTTGGGAGGATCATTGGCAGCTTTGGCGAATATAGCTGCAATTAGTGCTGGTAATGATGACTATATTGATAGCGCATTCGGATATTTTTTGACGGCCACAGTGATACTTATCATATGTTTGATGTCCTACCTTGCTTTGGGAGTCTCG CATTTTGCGAAGTTCCACGCAGAAAAGTGCC TTGCACATCACGAGTCCCTCGACAAAAATGCAGCCGTTATTGATTTGGGCAGCAATGAGGCTTCTGTTCCATTGATACTGAATAgaaagataaattattttatgGTTTGGCGTCGG ATATGGTTCTATGCAGTGAGCGTATGCATAATATTTTCAGTCACTTTAGGTTTATTCCCAGGAGTTCTGTCGGCTATAGTTTCTGAAAACTATGGCAAATCTAAGTGGGCTA CTCTATATTTTACCCCAGTAATCTGTTTCTTCCTGTTCAATACTGGTGATTTAATTGGGCGTACATTAGCAGCATGGCTACATGTT TTCCGTAAAGGACCCGGAATTCCACTCATTACGTTTATGCGTCTCGGTTTCATTCCGTTGCTTTTATTCTGTAACGTACAACCTCGGATACACGGTTTACCAGTATTCTTCTCTAATGATGCCTACCCAATAGTATTCATTGCATTGTTTGCAGTCAGTAATGGATTCATCGGTACTTTATGTATGATGTTTGCTCCTGG CCATGTTCACCCAGACGATGCAGAAACAGCAGGCTCGATGATGTCATTCTTCCTATCAGTTGGACTTGCGCTTGGTTCTGTTATATCGGTAGGCCTGGTAAAACTTGTATGA
- the LOC141903772 gene encoding equilibrative nucleoside transporter 1-like isoform X3: protein MGYTDDTMAEDDAFDENAQLNFATSTPLKKGFRRYSEPAIPTNRRSSESDPLLAPADDYEPKGGPPDRFHLVYILFYVLGIGTLLPWNFFSTAKGYFLYKLRNTSIPVANATNPDMLNNLQISFESYLAIAAMVPNILFLFLNTALTKRIRLKVRMVTSIVIMIIMFGFTIVLVKIDTDQWQETFLGVTLGTVVILNANGAIMQGCLFGLASMFPRRYLQSVMGGQALGGSLAALANIAAISAGNDDYIDSAFGYFLTATVILIICLMSYLALGVSHFAKFHAEKCLAHHESLDKNAAVIDLGSNEASVPLILNRKINYFMVWRRIWFYAVSVCIIFSVTLGLFPGVLSAIVSENYGKSKWATLYFTPVICFFLFNTGDLIGRTLAAWLHVFRKGPGIPLITFMRLGFIPLLLFCNVQPRIHGLPVFFSNDAYPIVFIALFAVSNGFIGTLCMMFAPGHVHPDDAETAGSMMSFFLSVGLALGSVISVGLVKLV, encoded by the exons ATGGGTTACACCGATGATACTATGGCTGAAGACGACGCTTTCGATGAAAATGCGCAACTGAATTTTGCGACCAGTACTCCTCTGAAGAAAGGCTTTCGGCGGTACAGCGAACCTGCAATACCAACGAATCGCCGATCAAGTGAGAGTGACCCTTTATTAGCCCCTGCTGATGATTACGAACCTAAAGGTGGACCACCAGATAG ATTTCACTTGGTGTATATACTATTCTATGTACTAGGCATTGGTACGTTGTTACCATGGAATTTTTTTAGCACTGCCAAAGGA TATTTCCTTTATAAACTCAGGAACACTAGTATTCCAGTAGCAAATGCTACAAATCCAGACATGCTCAACAATCTTCAAATATCGTTTGAAAGTTATCTAGCCATCGCTGCTATGGTACCAAATATTTTATTCCTGTTTCTCAATACTGCGTTAACCAAAAG gATAAGGTTGAAAGTTCGAATGGTTACGTCAATAgtgattatgattatcatgTTTGGTTTTACAATCGTCCTCGTCAAGATAGATACTGATCAAT ggCAAGAGACTTTCTTAGGTGTAACTCTAGGCACAGTTGTTATTCTAAATG caAATGGTGCTATTATGCAGGGATGCTTATTTGGTCTCGCAAGTATGTTTCCAAGGAGATATCTGCAAAGTGTTATGGGTGGTCAG GCTTTGGGAGGATCATTGGCAGCTTTGGCGAATATAGCTGCAATTAGTGCTGGTAATGATGACTATATTGATAGCGCATTCGGATATTTTTTGACGGCCACAGTGATACTTATCATATGTTTGATGTCCTACCTTGCTTTGGGAGTCTCG CATTTTGCGAAGTTCCACGCAGAAAAGTGCC TTGCACATCACGAGTCCCTCGACAAAAATGCAGCCGTTATTGATTTGGGCAGCAATGAGGCTTCTGTTCCATTGATACTGAATAgaaagataaattattttatgGTTTGGCGTCGG ATATGGTTCTATGCAGTGAGCGTATGCATAATATTTTCAGTCACTTTAGGTTTATTCCCAGGAGTTCTGTCGGCTATAGTTTCTGAAAACTATGGCAAATCTAAGTGGGCTA CTCTATATTTTACCCCAGTAATCTGTTTCTTCCTGTTCAATACTGGTGATTTAATTGGGCGTACATTAGCAGCATGGCTACATGTT TTCCGTAAAGGACCCGGAATTCCACTCATTACGTTTATGCGTCTCGGTTTCATTCCGTTGCTTTTATTCTGTAACGTACAACCTCGGATACACGGTTTACCAGTATTCTTCTCTAATGATGCCTACCCAATAGTATTCATTGCATTGTTTGCAGTCAGTAATGGATTCATCGGTACTTTATGTATGATGTTTGCTCCTGG CCATGTTCACCCAGACGATGCAGAAACAGCAGGCTCGATGATGTCATTCTTCCTATCAGTTGGACTTGCGCTTGGTTCTGTTATATCGGTAGGCCTGGTAAAACTTGTATGA
- the LOC141903772 gene encoding equilibrative nucleoside transporter 1-like isoform X6 translates to MITNLKVDHQIGIGTLLPWNFFSTAKGYFLYKLRNTSIPVANATNPDMLNNLQISFESYLAIAAMVPNILFLFLNTALTKRIRLKVRMVTSIVIMIIMFGFTIVLVKIDTDQWQETFLGVTLGTVVILNANGAIMQGCLFGLASMFPRRYLQSVMGGQALGGSLAALANIAAISAGNDDYIDSAFGYFLTATVILIICLMSYLALGVSHFAKFHAEKCLAHHESLDKNAAVIDLGSNEASVPLILNRKINYFMVWRRIWFYAVSVCIIFSVTLGLFPGVLSAIVSENYGKSKWATLYFTPVICFFLFNTGDLIGRTLAAWLHVFRKGPGIPLITFMRLGFIPLLLFCNVQPRIHGLPVFFSNDAYPIVFIALFAVSNGFIGTLCMMFAPGHVHPDDAETAGSMMSFFLSVGLALGSVISVGLVKLV, encoded by the exons ATGATTACGAACCTAAAGGTGGACCACCAGATAG GCATTGGTACGTTGTTACCATGGAATTTTTTTAGCACTGCCAAAGGA TATTTCCTTTATAAACTCAGGAACACTAGTATTCCAGTAGCAAATGCTACAAATCCAGACATGCTCAACAATCTTCAAATATCGTTTGAAAGTTATCTAGCCATCGCTGCTATGGTACCAAATATTTTATTCCTGTTTCTCAATACTGCGTTAACCAAAAG gATAAGGTTGAAAGTTCGAATGGTTACGTCAATAgtgattatgattatcatgTTTGGTTTTACAATCGTCCTCGTCAAGATAGATACTGATCAAT ggCAAGAGACTTTCTTAGGTGTAACTCTAGGCACAGTTGTTATTCTAAATG caAATGGTGCTATTATGCAGGGATGCTTATTTGGTCTCGCAAGTATGTTTCCAAGGAGATATCTGCAAAGTGTTATGGGTGGTCAG GCTTTGGGAGGATCATTGGCAGCTTTGGCGAATATAGCTGCAATTAGTGCTGGTAATGATGACTATATTGATAGCGCATTCGGATATTTTTTGACGGCCACAGTGATACTTATCATATGTTTGATGTCCTACCTTGCTTTGGGAGTCTCG CATTTTGCGAAGTTCCACGCAGAAAAGTGCC TTGCACATCACGAGTCCCTCGACAAAAATGCAGCCGTTATTGATTTGGGCAGCAATGAGGCTTCTGTTCCATTGATACTGAATAgaaagataaattattttatgGTTTGGCGTCGG ATATGGTTCTATGCAGTGAGCGTATGCATAATATTTTCAGTCACTTTAGGTTTATTCCCAGGAGTTCTGTCGGCTATAGTTTCTGAAAACTATGGCAAATCTAAGTGGGCTA CTCTATATTTTACCCCAGTAATCTGTTTCTTCCTGTTCAATACTGGTGATTTAATTGGGCGTACATTAGCAGCATGGCTACATGTT TTCCGTAAAGGACCCGGAATTCCACTCATTACGTTTATGCGTCTCGGTTTCATTCCGTTGCTTTTATTCTGTAACGTACAACCTCGGATACACGGTTTACCAGTATTCTTCTCTAATGATGCCTACCCAATAGTATTCATTGCATTGTTTGCAGTCAGTAATGGATTCATCGGTACTTTATGTATGATGTTTGCTCCTGG CCATGTTCACCCAGACGATGCAGAAACAGCAGGCTCGATGATGTCATTCTTCCTATCAGTTGGACTTGCGCTTGGTTCTGTTATATCGGTAGGCCTGGTAAAACTTGTATGA